From the Streptomyces sp. SN-593 genome, the window GCTGCCGCGGCTGGCGCCGTACTACACGCTGCGCACCGCGCCCGGCTACCTGCCCGGCATCCTCGCCCGGCAGGGCCTGGACCCGGAGGGCCTGCCCGCGGTGCGGGCCGCCGCCGGCGGCAACGGCAACCGGGTGCGCAAGGCCGCCCGCCGGGTGCTGCGCAAGTCCGCGCGCACCGCCTACCGCCAGGGCGTGCAGCGCGTCGCCCCGGCCATCCGCCGCTGGGGCCAGCTGTGAGCCGGCCGCGCACCGCGGGCCCCGGGCGCGGTGGGACGCCGCCCCGGACCCCGCACACGGCCACGTGCCCCCGCCGCGCCCGAGCGGCGCACCCTGCCGCGCCCGCGGCCCGTACCGCCCCCACGACAGGAGCCGCACGATGACCCAGACGATCACGCCCGCGGGGGAGCCGTCCCGCGCCCCGGCCGGCGAGGCCCGGGTCCTCGCCGTCATCCCGGCCCGCGGCGGCTCCAAGGGCGTGCCGGGCAAGAACGTCGCGACGGTCGGCGGGGTGCCGCTGGTGGCCCGCGCGGTCCGCGCCTGCGCCGCCGCCCGCCGGATCGGCGTGACGGTGGTGTCCACCGACGACCCGGCGATCGCCGAGGTGGCGCGGTCGGCCGGTGCCGAGGTGGTGCTGCGGCCGGCGGCGATCGCCGGCGACACCGCGACCAGCGAGGCCGCGGTGCTGCACGCCATGGACGCGTACGAGGCGATGAGCGGCGCCGCCGCCGACGTGGTGCTGCTCGTCCAGTGCACCAGCCCGTTCGTCACCGGCGGGGAACTCGACGGCGTGGTCGAGGCGATCACCGTGGGCGGGGCGGACACCGCGCACACGGTGGCGCCCTTCCACGGCTTCGTCTGGCGGGCCGGCGGCCCGCACGGCGCGGACGAGGAGGCCGGTGCGCGGGGCGAGGCCGGTGCGGGCGGCACGCAGGGTGCGGGCGGCGCGCACGGCGCGGGCGCGGACTTCCGCGGCAGCGGCGTGGGCGTCAACCATGACAAGTCCACCCGCCCGCGCCGCCAGGACCGTCCGCAGGACCTGCTGGAGACCGGTGCCGCCTACGGGTTCCGCGCCGACGGCTTCCGCGCCGCCCGGCACCGCTTCTTCGGCCGTACCAGCCTGGTGTGGACCGACCCGGCCCGGGTGCTGGAGATCGACGAGCCGGCCGACCTGGAACGGGCCCGCGCGCTCGCCCCGCTGCTGGACGCCGGCGCCGGCACCCCGCGCCGCGACGACGTGGACGCGGTCGTCCTCGACTTCGACGGCACCCAGACCGACGACCGGGTGCTGATCGACTCCGACGGCCACGAGACGGTCGCGGTGCACCGGGGCGACGGCCTCGGCATCGCGGCGCTGCGCCGCGCGGGCGTGCCCGTGCTGATCCTGTCCACCGAGACCAACCCGGTCGTGGCCGCCCGCGCCCGCAAGCTCAAGGTGCCGGTGCTGCACGGCATCGACCGCAAGGACCTCGCGCTCAAGCAGTGGTGCGAGGAGCAGGGCATCGCGCCCGAGCGGGTGCTGTACGCGGGCAACGACGTCAACGACCTGCCGTGCTTCGGCCTCGTCGGCTGGCCGGTCGCCGTGGCCGGCGCCCACGACGTGGTGCGCGCCGCGGCGCGCGCGGTGACCACCCGGGAGGGCGGGGACGGCGCGATCCGCGAGATCGCCGCCTGGCTGCTCGGCCCCTCGCTCGCCCGCTGAGCCCACCGCCGAGTCCACCGCCGAGCCCGCCCGCCGGTCCCCGGCCCGGCCCCTTCCCAGCCATCCCGGTCCTCGCCTCCCCAGGGCCCCGCGGCCCGCGCCAACCCCCTGTCCCAACCCCCGTAGTGAAGGAACACACGCCGTGACCACGACCCTCCCCGCCAACCTCCGCGCCGTCGGCTCCCGCCACATCGGCAACGGCCAGCCCGTGTACATCACCGGCGAGATCGGCATCAACCACAACGGCGACCTGGAGAACGCGTTCGCCCTCGTCGACGCGGCCGTGGCCGCCGGCTGCGACGCGGTCAAGTTCCAGAAGCGCACCCCGGAGATCTGCACCCCGCGCGACCAGTGGGAGATCGAGCGCGACACCCCCTGGGGCCGGATGACCTACATCGACTACCGGCACCGCGTCGAGTTCGACGAGGACGGCTACCGCGCCATCGACGAGTACTGCCGCAAGCGGGGCATCGACTGGTTCGCCTCCCCGTGGGACGTGCCCTCGGTGGAGTTCCTGGAGAAGTTCGACGTGCCGGTGCACAAGGTCGCCTCGGCCTGCCTCACCGACGACGAGCTGCTGCGCGCGCTGCGCGGCACCGGCCGCACCGTGGTGCTGTCCACCGGCATGTCGACGCCGAAGCAGATCCGGCACGCGGTCGAGGTGCTGGGCAGCGACAACATCGTGCTCTGCCACGCCACGTCGACCTACCCGGCGAAGCACGAGGAGCTGAACCTGCGCATGATCAACACCCTCCAGGCCGAGTTCCCGAACGTCCCGGTCGGCTACTCCGGCCACGAGGTCGGCCTGCAGACCACGCTCGCCGCGGTCGCCCTCGGCGCGGTCTTCGTCGAACGGCACATCACCCTCGACCGCGCCATGTGGGGCTCGGACCAGGCCGCGTCCGTCGAGACCCAGGGCCTGGAGCGGCTGGTCCGCGACATCCGCATCATCGAGACCTCGCTGGGCGACGGCGTGAAGAAGGTCTACGAGGGCGAGCTGGGCCCGATGAAGAAGCTGCGCCGGGTGCCCGGCGTGGTGGCCGAGTCCGAGGCCGAGCAGCCGGCCGAGGCGACCGTCTGAACCGTCCGTCCGTCCGTTCTTCCGGGCGGACCGGTCCGGTCGGTTCGCCGGGCCCGGCGGACGCCCGTTCCCGCCTGCCCGCGCCTCGCCGCCCGGGCAGCGCTCCCCTCGGCGAGACCGGGGGGAGTCCCCCAGCGCCCGCGCCCGGCGTGCGGCTCCTTCCGCGGAGGGACGGCACGCGGGGCGCGGGTCGGAGTCGAGGGCGGACGCGTACGGCCGCCCACCGAAAGGAACCCCCATGGCCGACCGGCCCGCCCCACCGGGTGCCGTCGCGCTCGTCGAGTCGCCCGTGCAGCTGCTCAACGTGCTGGAGTGGGCCCACGTCCGGCCGCCCGCCGCCCCCGGTGAGCGGGCGGAACCCCTCACCGTCGTGGTGCTCTCGCCCGCGGACCCGACCAGCCGCGGCCAACTGCGGCGGATGGCCGAACTCGCCCGCGACGAGGGTGCGCTGGTGCGCTGGTACGAGGCGCGCGGCGGTCGCGGCGGGCTGCTGCGGACCGCGTTCGCCCTGGCGCCGACGCTGATACGGGTGCGCCGGCTGGTGATCGGCGACCCGTTCTCGCGGCTGGTGCAGGTGCTGCTGCCGCTGTGCCGGGCGAGGGACATCACGGTGGTCGACGACGGCACCGCGACCATGGAGTTCACCGAGATCCTCGCGCGGCGCGGGAAGCTGGTGCGCTGGCACCGCAGCGGGAAGCGCCGCTCCCCGGCCGACGTGGCCTTCGGCGCCTTCGCCCGCGGTGCGCGCCGGCGGCTGACCCCCGGCCGGCGCTGCCGGATCGAGCTGTTCAGCGCGATGCCGGCCACACCGCCGCCCGGGATGGCGCTGCGGGCCAACCGGTTCGCCTGGACCCGGGGGCGGTTCGGGCCGCCGCGGACGCTGGCCGGTACCGACCTGATCGGCACCTCGCTGGTCGAGACGGGGGTCGTCGATCCCGAGCGGTACCTCGCGGTGGTCCGCGGGCTCGCCGAACGCCACGGCGCCCGGCGGTACTTCGCGCACCGCCGGGAGGCGCCGGCGAAGCTGCACCGGCTCGCCGCGGAGACCGGGCTGGAGATCGTGCGGCCGGACCTGCCGCTGGAACTGGTGGCCCGGCGCGGGCCGATCGGGCGGGCCGTGCTGTCCTTCCCCTCGACGGTCGTCCACACGTTGCCGCTGGCGCTGGCCGGGACCGGGGTGGCGATCACCGTCTGCGACATCGACGAGGAGTGGCTCACCAACGCGGCGTCCCCGCGGGCGCACACGTTCCTCACCGACATCACCGACAAGGCGCGCACCCTCCACAACCTCACGTAGCAGGGCGCCCCCGTCCCCCCGGGGTGCCCCGTCCCGTCCGTCCCGGGACCACCCGCCGGCGGGGGCTGGCCGCGCCGTTCCCCGCGCCCCCGGGCAGGTGCGGGTCCTTCCGCGGACGACGGGTGCGCCCCGCAGGGGGGCGGGGAACTGCGCGGCCGGCCGCAGGGGACCGCAAGGCTCCGGAACCCGCGGGACGGGGAACTCTGGAGAGAACCGTCCACCGGGAGGTGGTCCGGAACCCGCGGGACGGGGATGCCCGGAGGGGACCGTCCACCGGGAGGTGGTCCCGGAACCGACAACTGCGGGCCACCCGGGGGGTCACGCACGTTCACCTCCGTGGGATCGGATGCGGGAATGGCGGAGCCCTCACCCCGGCCGGCGCTGCGCGTCGTGATCGTGACGGACGGCGCACTGGACGGCGACTCCCGGGCCGTGCGCGTGGCCTCGGCCGCGGACACCGCGGGGTACGCGGTGACGCTGGTCGGAACGGGGCCGGCGAGATCGGCCCCGCCCTCCGTCACCGTGCGGGACGTCACCGTGGAGACCGCGCTCGGCGGCCACCGCGAGCGCCGCCCCCGCCCCGGCCTGCGCTGGCCGCTCGCCTACCGCGGCGCGGAGGCGTACGAGCGCCGCACCGCGCTCCTGGCCGCGTACCGCTCGCTGCTGGCCACCCGCGCCGCCGAACTCGACGTGATGCACCGCCCGTTGCCGCTCCAGGCGTTCGCCCGCGCCGGCCACGGCCTGACGTTGGCCGGGCTGGCGGTGCGGGCCGGCTGGACCGGGCTGCGCGCCGCCCAGCACCGCGCCGCGGTGGAGCGCCGGCGCACCCCGGACACGCGGCTCGACGACCTCGCCGCGGAACTCGCCCGCCTGGCGTTCGGCCGCCGGGCGTGGCGGCGGCTGGACCCGGCCCTGCTGGACCAGGAGGTCGCCTACGGACCGGTGCTCGACGCGGTCCGCCCGCACCTGATCCACGCGCTCGGCCACCGCGCGCTGGCCCTGGCGATCCGGGCCGCGCTGCGCGCGGAGGGCGCCGGGCACCGGATCGAGGTGGTGTGGGACGCGCCGCCGCACGTCCCCGCCGCCACCCGGCGGGCCGCCGTCGTGGACGACGCGCTGCTGCGCTCCTACGCCCGGGAGGCCGACGGGGTGGTCACCGTCGGCGACCGCCTCGCCGGCGAACTGCTGGTCCGGCACGGCCTGTCCACGCTCCCCACGGTGGCCCGCAACACCCCGCCGGCGACCCGGGTGACCGGCCGCCGCGACGCCGGGGTACGCGCCCGCTGCCGGCTCGGCCCGGACGTCCCGCTGCTGGTGCACACCGGCCCGGTCACCCCCGACCGCGGCGCGTCCACCGTCGTGGAGGCGCTGCCGAAGCTCTACGACCTGCACGCCGCGTTCGTGGTGCCCGACCCGGACGACCCGTACCTGGCGGAGCTGCGCGACCGCGCCTCCCGGATCGGCGTGCACGCCCGGCTGCACGTGGTGCGGTACGTGCCGGTGCCCGAGATCCCGGCGTTCCTGTCCTCGGCCGACATCGGCGTGCTGCCGGTGCACCAGCTCCCGCACCACCAGACCGTCCTGGCCACCCGCTACTACGAATACGCCCACGCCCGGCTGCCGGTCGTGGTCTCGGACGTGCGGGCGATGGCCGCGGCCACCCTGGAGGCCGGCAACGGCGAGGTGTTCCGGGCCCGCGACACCGCCGACTTCGTGCGGGCGGTCGGCGCGGTGCTCACCAACCCGCGCCGCTACCGCAAGGCGTACGACCGGGTGGAACTGCTGCGGCAGTGGTCCTGGCAGACCGAGTCCGCGCCGCTGCTCGACCTGTACGCCCGGCTGCTCGGCCCGCTGCGCTGACCTTCCGCCCGCGCGGGTCCGGCCGGGTGGTCAGGCGACCGGCGGACCCTGGATGTAACGGCCGTCGGCGTCGTACGGCCAGGCGTTCGCC encodes:
- a CDS encoding acylneuraminate cytidylyltransferase; amino-acid sequence: MTQTITPAGEPSRAPAGEARVLAVIPARGGSKGVPGKNVATVGGVPLVARAVRACAAARRIGVTVVSTDDPAIAEVARSAGAEVVLRPAAIAGDTATSEAAVLHAMDAYEAMSGAAADVVLLVQCTSPFVTGGELDGVVEAITVGGADTAHTVAPFHGFVWRAGGPHGADEEAGARGEAGAGGTQGAGGAHGAGADFRGSGVGVNHDKSTRPRRQDRPQDLLETGAAYGFRADGFRAARHRFFGRTSLVWTDPARVLEIDEPADLERARALAPLLDAGAGTPRRDDVDAVVLDFDGTQTDDRVLIDSDGHETVAVHRGDGLGIAALRRAGVPVLILSTETNPVVAARARKLKVPVLHGIDRKDLALKQWCEEQGIAPERVLYAGNDVNDLPCFGLVGWPVAVAGAHDVVRAAARAVTTREGGDGAIREIAAWLLGPSLAR
- a CDS encoding N-acetylneuraminate synthase family protein, giving the protein MTTTLPANLRAVGSRHIGNGQPVYITGEIGINHNGDLENAFALVDAAVAAGCDAVKFQKRTPEICTPRDQWEIERDTPWGRMTYIDYRHRVEFDEDGYRAIDEYCRKRGIDWFASPWDVPSVEFLEKFDVPVHKVASACLTDDELLRALRGTGRTVVLSTGMSTPKQIRHAVEVLGSDNIVLCHATSTYPAKHEELNLRMINTLQAEFPNVPVGYSGHEVGLQTTLAAVALGAVFVERHITLDRAMWGSDQAASVETQGLERLVRDIRIIETSLGDGVKKVYEGELGPMKKLRRVPGVVAESEAEQPAEATV
- a CDS encoding glycosyltransferase — its product is MAEPSPRPALRVVIVTDGALDGDSRAVRVASAADTAGYAVTLVGTGPARSAPPSVTVRDVTVETALGGHRERRPRPGLRWPLAYRGAEAYERRTALLAAYRSLLATRAAELDVMHRPLPLQAFARAGHGLTLAGLAVRAGWTGLRAAQHRAAVERRRTPDTRLDDLAAELARLAFGRRAWRRLDPALLDQEVAYGPVLDAVRPHLIHALGHRALALAIRAALRAEGAGHRIEVVWDAPPHVPAATRRAAVVDDALLRSYAREADGVVTVGDRLAGELLVRHGLSTLPTVARNTPPATRVTGRRDAGVRARCRLGPDVPLLVHTGPVTPDRGASTVVEALPKLYDLHAAFVVPDPDDPYLAELRDRASRIGVHARLHVVRYVPVPEIPAFLSSADIGVLPVHQLPHHQTVLATRYYEYAHARLPVVVSDVRAMAAATLEAGNGEVFRARDTADFVRAVGAVLTNPRRYRKAYDRVELLRQWSWQTESAPLLDLYARLLGPLR